A stretch of the Desulfatibacillum aliphaticivorans DSM 15576 genome encodes the following:
- the gyrB gene encoding DNA topoisomerase (ATP-hydrolyzing) subunit B, whose protein sequence is MTQEYTAENIKVLQGLEAVRKRPSMYIGNVSTEGLHHLVYEVVDNSIDEAMAGYCDHIQVTIHEDNSVTVEDNGRGIPTGMHKTEGIPAVEVVMCKLHAGGKFDNATYKVSGGLHGVGVSVVNALSDFLEVEIYQGGEIYYQTYSKGGKTSELEVIGKTKKRGTKIHFAPDTTIMTDEDYQYAILSKRLRELAFLNAGIKITLEDERSDEEKEEFLYKGGIISFVEYLNRSRTTLHKPIFMAGAKSNIEIEVALQYTTAFSESILTFANNINTAEGGSHLIGFKAALTRTINQYASSDNVAKNAQTKISGDDVREGLTAIVSIRIPDPQFEGQTKTKLGNSEVKGLVESLVNEKLGAFFEENPSIAKKMVMRAVEAARAREAARRARDLARKKGALNDSTLPGKLAECQISEPKLRELFLVEGDSAGGSAKQGRDRKFQAILPLKGKILNVEKARFDKILQSDEIKNMITALGTGVGAEEYDIKKIRYHKVIIMTDADVDGSHIRTLLLTFFYRQLPEILDEGFLYIAQPPLYRVGKGKAAKYLKDDQEMSEYLLRRICESRSIRRTTEDKPMAEHQMYLFLCDLTEYVTTLQRLDRRGIPADMAEEVIKAGIISKTGLRDEARMIELRNNLIAKGYEVSELDYSDERRVYELMVTPLPKAQGQGDTSEVSIYDKLEPIKIGRGFIYSSDFQKCAVLSKRALDANGDAFVVWSRGKDEEKTVELPNKEELLHHLMEESKKGISLQRYKGLGEMNPDQLWETTMDPEKRRLVKVKVEDAIETDEMFRLLMGDEVEPRRDFIQSNALEVTQLDI, encoded by the coding sequence ATGACACAAGAATACACCGCTGAAAATATCAAGGTCCTACAAGGACTGGAAGCCGTTCGCAAAAGACCTTCCATGTATATTGGAAACGTCAGTACCGAGGGTTTGCATCACCTTGTTTACGAGGTTGTGGACAACAGTATCGACGAAGCCATGGCCGGGTATTGCGACCATATCCAGGTGACTATTCATGAAGACAATAGCGTCACCGTAGAGGATAACGGCCGCGGCATCCCGACGGGCATGCATAAGACGGAAGGCATTCCCGCCGTGGAAGTGGTTATGTGCAAGCTCCACGCCGGCGGTAAATTCGACAACGCGACGTACAAAGTCTCCGGCGGCCTCCATGGCGTCGGCGTCTCCGTGGTGAACGCCCTGTCCGATTTTCTGGAAGTGGAAATTTACCAGGGAGGGGAGATTTATTATCAAACCTACTCCAAGGGAGGGAAAACCAGCGAGCTTGAGGTCATCGGCAAGACCAAAAAGCGCGGCACCAAAATCCACTTCGCGCCCGACACCACCATTATGACCGATGAGGATTACCAGTACGCCATCCTGAGCAAGAGGCTGCGTGAACTGGCGTTCCTCAACGCGGGCATCAAGATCACCCTGGAAGACGAACGCTCCGACGAGGAGAAAGAGGAATTCCTGTATAAGGGCGGCATCATATCCTTTGTGGAATACCTCAACAGAAGCCGGACCACCCTGCACAAGCCCATTTTTATGGCTGGCGCCAAAAGCAATATTGAAATTGAGGTGGCCCTGCAATACACCACTGCGTTCTCCGAAAGCATCCTGACCTTCGCCAATAACATCAACACGGCGGAAGGCGGAAGCCACTTGATCGGCTTTAAAGCGGCCCTCACCAGGACCATCAATCAATACGCTTCCAGCGATAATGTCGCCAAAAACGCCCAAACAAAAATTTCAGGCGACGATGTTCGCGAAGGCCTGACAGCTATTGTGAGCATCCGCATTCCAGATCCTCAGTTTGAAGGCCAGACCAAAACCAAATTGGGCAATAGCGAAGTAAAAGGCCTCGTGGAAAGTTTGGTCAATGAGAAATTGGGCGCCTTCTTTGAGGAAAATCCCTCCATCGCCAAAAAAATGGTCATGCGCGCGGTGGAAGCCGCCAGAGCCCGGGAAGCAGCTCGCAGGGCCCGGGATTTGGCTCGTAAAAAAGGCGCGTTAAACGACTCCACCCTGCCGGGCAAGCTGGCCGAATGCCAGATTTCAGAGCCCAAGCTGAGAGAGCTGTTTCTGGTTGAGGGCGACTCGGCCGGCGGCTCCGCCAAGCAAGGAAGGGATCGTAAGTTCCAGGCTATTTTGCCGCTTAAAGGCAAGATCCTGAATGTGGAAAAAGCCCGGTTCGACAAAATTTTGCAAAGCGACGAAATTAAAAATATGATCACCGCCTTGGGCACCGGCGTGGGCGCCGAGGAATACGACATTAAGAAAATCCGGTATCATAAAGTCATCATCATGACAGACGCCGATGTCGACGGCTCTCACATCCGCACTTTGCTGCTGACTTTTTTCTATCGTCAATTGCCCGAAATTCTGGACGAAGGCTTTTTGTATATCGCCCAGCCTCCTTTGTATCGCGTGGGAAAAGGAAAGGCGGCCAAATACCTGAAAGACGATCAGGAAATGAGTGAATACCTCCTGAGGCGCATTTGCGAATCCAGAAGCATCAGGAGAACCACCGAAGACAAACCCATGGCCGAGCATCAGATGTATTTGTTCCTGTGCGATCTTACCGAGTACGTCACTACTTTGCAGAGGTTGGACAGGCGCGGCATCCCAGCCGACATGGCGGAAGAAGTCATCAAGGCCGGCATCATATCCAAGACCGGACTCAGGGATGAAGCCAGGATGATTGAGCTTCGGAATAATCTCATTGCCAAGGGATACGAAGTCAGCGAGTTGGATTATTCAGACGAACGGCGGGTGTACGAGTTGATGGTCACCCCGCTTCCCAAAGCCCAAGGGCAGGGCGACACCAGCGAAGTATCCATCTATGACAAGCTGGAGCCCATTAAAATCGGCCGCGGTTTTATTTATTCATCCGATTTTCAAAAATGCGCTGTGCTCAGCAAAAGAGCCTTGGATGCAAACGGCGACGCCTTTGTTGTTTGGTCCAGGGGCAAAGACGAAGAAAAAACAGTGGAGCTGCCCAATAAGGAAGAACTGCTTCATCACT
- the dnaN gene encoding DNA polymerase III subunit beta: MQFSISKEIFLDGITKVQGIAGRKTTFPITANVLISAQGSTITLVATDLEIGFKGHYPATVEEEGTITIPGKKLFEIVREFPHGTVDVRDLENGWVQIFKDKVQYKIVGMDPNDFPKLPEVEGMELFELDSLVFADMIEKTNLSGGMSSEEKRPHLIGVYLEKIVQEEKNGLRMVSTDGNRLARVDYIPDEGMQPPAFDGAKGVILPKKVMTEILRVSEGGGKISLGVQKNYFVIQKEAETIIGRLVEGEYPDYNLVIPNDLETFFEIEKQPFVSILKRMSILCSERYRAVRFKVDPQRLEVSVNNPELGDSNEEMPIAFNGGAFEAAFNPRFFVDALNPMKSDMIKVNILDSSKPCILEGSEDPRYLSVIMPMRM; the protein is encoded by the coding sequence ATGCAGTTTTCAATCAGCAAGGAAATCTTTCTGGACGGCATAACAAAAGTGCAGGGAATCGCGGGTAGAAAAACCACCTTCCCCATCACAGCCAATGTGCTTATCTCTGCCCAGGGCTCCACCATCACCTTGGTGGCCACTGATTTGGAAATCGGTTTTAAAGGCCATTATCCAGCCACAGTGGAAGAAGAAGGCACTATCACCATTCCGGGAAAAAAGCTGTTTGAGATAGTCAGGGAGTTTCCCCACGGCACCGTGGATGTTCGGGACCTGGAAAACGGCTGGGTGCAGATCTTCAAGGACAAGGTCCAATACAAGATCGTCGGCATGGATCCCAATGACTTTCCAAAACTGCCTGAAGTGGAAGGGATGGAGCTTTTTGAACTGGATTCCCTGGTGTTCGCCGACATGATCGAAAAAACCAATCTGTCCGGCGGCATGAGTTCAGAGGAAAAACGGCCCCATCTCATAGGCGTGTACCTGGAAAAAATCGTCCAGGAGGAGAAAAACGGCCTGCGTATGGTTTCCACAGACGGCAACCGCCTGGCCAGGGTGGACTATATACCGGACGAAGGCATGCAGCCGCCTGCTTTTGACGGCGCCAAGGGAGTCATCCTGCCGAAAAAGGTGATGACCGAAATCCTTCGGGTGTCGGAAGGCGGAGGAAAGATAAGCCTTGGGGTGCAGAAGAACTATTTCGTCATTCAAAAGGAGGCCGAAACCATCATCGGCAGACTGGTGGAAGGGGAATATCCCGACTATAATCTGGTCATCCCTAATGATCTGGAAACTTTTTTCGAGATTGAAAAGCAGCCTTTTGTTTCCATTTTGAAAAGAATGTCTATCTTATGTTCTGAGCGTTACAGGGCCGTCCGATTCAAGGTGGATCCCCAGCGCCTGGAAGTAAGCGTGAATAACCCGGAATTGGGAGATTCCAATGAAGAAATGCCCATTGCTTTTAATGGCGGGGCATTTGAAGCGGCCTTTAACCCCCGTTTTTTTGTGGACGCTTTAAATCCTATGAAAAGCGACATGATCAAGGTTAATATCCTGGACTCCAGCAAGCCCTGCATTCTGGAAGGCTCTGAAGATCCGAGATATCTGTCCGTCATCATGCCCATGAGAATGTAA
- a CDS encoding DUF4301 family protein, whose product MSQFTKEDLQQFQDRKVSLEEMERQLSIFEKGPNYLDIVRPCTAGDGIRILEPGQVEHFVQIYDKALQDRSIAKFIPASGASTRMFKELFAWREMQMKGTAPALEDAAKEKDPTALFILRFVSNLRKFAFYPLIHRLFSVNKKKVPSGHSNEECLEIINAVLDVSGLGYSQFPKGLIKFHRYGEFMRSPFEEHLVESAQYGRSQGHFCHIHYTVSQSQLENFKDKFEALKRAYENFIGVEYLVDFSVQSPSTDTIAVTPDNIPFRTDDGHILFRPGGHGALLKNLNTLDYDIIFINNIDNVVPDRLKAERSRWKKALGGFMVFLQDRTFKYIRMLSREDANFTMLNEAVDFVSDLFGLKSHFHGLTPEATRETVLKLLNRPVRICGMVKNEGDPGGAPFWVRGNDGATTIQIVESAQINKESQKSVDIFSSSTHFNPVDVVVGVTDYQGNKFDLTDFVDNDAVFISEKSLEGRPLRALERPGLWNGSMSGWNTVFVEVSKASFNPVKTVNDLLLPSHQV is encoded by the coding sequence ATGAGTCAATTTACCAAAGAGGATCTTCAACAATTTCAGGATAGAAAAGTTTCTTTGGAGGAAATGGAAAGACAGCTTTCCATCTTTGAGAAAGGGCCTAATTATCTGGATATTGTCAGGCCCTGCACGGCCGGCGACGGCATCAGGATTTTGGAGCCCGGCCAGGTCGAACATTTCGTCCAAATCTATGATAAAGCCCTGCAGGACCGTTCCATAGCTAAGTTTATCCCAGCATCAGGAGCTTCCACCAGGATGTTCAAGGAGTTGTTCGCCTGGCGTGAAATGCAAATGAAGGGAACCGCTCCGGCTTTGGAGGACGCAGCCAAAGAAAAGGATCCCACGGCGCTTTTTATTCTGCGGTTTGTCTCCAATCTGAGAAAATTCGCCTTTTACCCGCTGATCCATAGATTGTTTTCCGTAAATAAAAAGAAAGTTCCTTCGGGACATTCCAACGAAGAATGCCTGGAAATCATAAACGCGGTGCTGGACGTCTCCGGCCTTGGATATTCCCAATTTCCGAAAGGACTTATTAAATTCCATCGCTACGGCGAGTTTATGCGCAGCCCCTTTGAGGAACATCTGGTGGAGTCCGCCCAATACGGCAGAAGCCAAGGGCACTTTTGCCATATTCACTATACGGTCAGCCAAAGCCAGCTGGAAAACTTTAAAGACAAATTCGAAGCCCTGAAAAGGGCCTATGAAAATTTTATCGGCGTGGAATATCTGGTGGATTTCTCCGTCCAATCCCCGTCCACGGACACCATAGCCGTGACGCCTGATAATATTCCCTTCCGCACGGATGACGGCCACATTCTGTTCCGGCCGGGCGGACACGGCGCCTTGCTGAAAAATCTCAATACCCTGGATTACGATATCATCTTTATCAACAATATTGACAACGTCGTTCCCGACCGCTTGAAGGCCGAAAGATCCCGATGGAAAAAGGCCTTGGGCGGTTTCATGGTCTTCCTCCAGGACCGGACTTTCAAATACATCCGAATGCTTTCCCGGGAGGACGCCAATTTTACCATGCTTAACGAAGCCGTGGACTTTGTCTCGGACTTATTCGGCCTGAAATCCCATTTTCACGGCCTGACCCCCGAGGCAACCAGAGAGACTGTCCTTAAGCTGCTTAACCGGCCGGTCAGGATTTGCGGCATGGTTAAAAACGAGGGCGATCCCGGGGGCGCCCCTTTTTGGGTGCGCGGAAACGACGGCGCCACGACCATCCAAATCGTGGAAAGCGCCCAGATCAATAAGGAATCCCAAAAATCCGTGGATATTTTTTCGTCGTCCACCCACTTCAACCCCGTGGACGTGGTTGTCGGAGTTACGGATTATCAGGGAAACAAGTTTGACCTGACCGACTTTGTGGATAATGATGCGGTTTTTATTTCGGAAAAATCCCTGGAGGGGCGGCCCTTAAGGGCCCTGGAACGCCCGGGTTTATGGAACGGGTCCATGTCGGGCTGGAACACGGTTTTCGTGGAAGTGTCCAAAGCCTCCTTTAATCCGGTTAAAACCGTAAACGACCTCCTTCTTCCGTCTCATCAGGTATGA
- a CDS encoding HAD-IIB family hydrolase — translation MSYNGEIFPVIFTDLDGTLLDHHTYAWDKAEPALARCRASKIPVVMASSKTRAEMEPLQRELGLEGPFITENGGGVFFPGGGALKPPSESEPDGLLHKLTLGVSYSTLCRALDETALLLNLKMTGFHNMSITDIMELTGLSSQNAEKAAQRDFDAPFVLDPSTPCEDKKLRKIFRRQGLELSIGGRFYHVHGKADKATALDKVAAWYKTNGFQVISVALGDSQNDFSMLRRADYAFYLGEGPAPVEEVPGVIQAAEPGPSGWNRAILDFLTELPNMGAINNPNQME, via the coding sequence TTGAGTTATAACGGAGAAATTTTTCCTGTAATTTTCACCGACCTGGACGGCACGCTGCTGGATCATCATACCTATGCCTGGGATAAGGCGGAGCCGGCTTTGGCCCGTTGCCGAGCGTCGAAAATCCCGGTTGTCATGGCGTCCAGCAAGACCAGGGCGGAAATGGAGCCCTTGCAGCGGGAACTGGGTTTGGAGGGTCCATTTATTACGGAAAACGGAGGCGGAGTGTTTTTTCCGGGCGGAGGGGCCTTGAAACCGCCTTCTGAATCCGAACCGGACGGACTTTTGCATAAATTAACTTTGGGCGTTTCCTATTCCACGTTATGCCGGGCTTTGGATGAAACGGCTTTATTATTGAATCTTAAAATGACCGGTTTTCACAATATGTCGATCACTGATATAATGGAATTAACCGGTTTATCCTCGCAAAATGCTGAAAAAGCAGCACAAAGGGATTTTGATGCGCCCTTTGTGCTGGATCCCTCCACTCCTTGCGAAGACAAAAAACTGAGGAAAATATTCCGGCGACAAGGCTTGGAGCTTTCCATAGGCGGACGGTTTTATCACGTTCATGGCAAGGCGGATAAGGCAACAGCACTTGACAAAGTTGCGGCTTGGTATAAAACGAACGGATTCCAGGTGATTTCCGTAGCCCTGGGAGACAGCCAGAACGACTTTTCCATGCTTAGGCGGGCTGATTACGCCTTTTATTTGGGCGAAGGCCCAGCTCCCGTGGAAGAGGTTCCAGGCGTCATTCAGGCTGCGGAGCCGGGGCCATCGGGTTGGAACCGGGCTATCCTGGATTTTTTAACTGAACTCCCCAATATGGGGGCAATCAACAACCCTAACCAAATGGAGTAA
- the dapA gene encoding 4-hydroxy-tetrahydrodipicolinate synthase, with protein MTKGCNTALVTPFSEGGLDITGLEKLVEFQIAGGVDGILAVGTTGESPTLSWEEHLQVIQIVADKTKGKVKCIAGTGSNNTKETLEATKHAAKAGVDAVLLVDPYYNGPSSLEIRREYLTPTAKAFPDLEIIPYVIPGRTGAQLFPEDLAILYKECPNVKTVKEATGDLDNMRKTRKLCGPDYTIMSGDDDMTLQMMLDPDIKASGVISVLSNVAPKAVSQMTAAAAAGDADLARNIGAALKPLFGLVVVKTTEESPVGPVMCRARNPLGVKTLMAALGMPCGPCRPPLGKMSKQGLDVVVNAAKAVLKNNPEILAPAAEFFNLDFEQRLNDPDVLKDLAYDSY; from the coding sequence ATGACAAAAGGCTGTAACACCGCATTGGTGACGCCCTTCTCTGAAGGCGGCCTGGACATCACCGGTTTGGAAAAATTGGTGGAATTCCAGATCGCCGGGGGCGTCGATGGCATCCTGGCAGTGGGAACAACGGGGGAAAGCCCCACGCTGTCCTGGGAAGAGCATCTGCAAGTTATTCAAATCGTAGCTGATAAAACCAAGGGAAAGGTAAAATGCATCGCCGGGACCGGCAGCAACAATACTAAGGAGACCTTGGAGGCCACGAAGCATGCAGCCAAAGCGGGTGTAGACGCAGTCTTGTTGGTTGATCCCTATTACAACGGCCCGAGCAGCCTGGAAATCCGCAGGGAGTACCTGACACCCACGGCCAAGGCTTTTCCCGACCTTGAAATCATTCCTTACGTGATTCCGGGCAGGACCGGCGCTCAGCTTTTTCCCGAAGACCTGGCCATTCTCTATAAGGAATGCCCCAACGTCAAGACCGTGAAGGAAGCCACCGGCGACCTGGATAATATGCGGAAAACCCGCAAACTTTGCGGCCCGGATTATACGATCATGTCCGGGGATGACGACATGACCCTGCAGATGATGCTGGATCCCGACATCAAGGCGTCCGGGGTTATCTCCGTGCTTTCCAATGTTGCGCCCAAGGCGGTTTCTCAAATGACCGCTGCGGCCGCTGCGGGAGATGCGGATCTTGCAAGGAATATAGGGGCCGCCTTAAAGCCGTTGTTCGGTTTGGTTGTTGTCAAAACCACGGAGGAGTCTCCGGTGGGTCCGGTCATGTGCCGGGCCAGGAATCCTTTGGGCGTAAAAACCCTGATGGCTGCTTTGGGCATGCCCTGCGGACCTTGCCGTCCTCCCTTGGGAAAAATGTCCAAGCAAGGCCTGGACGTGGTGGTTAACGCCGCCAAGGCCGTCCTGAAGAACAATCCGGAGATTTTAGCGCCGGCGGCCGAGTTCTTTAACCTGGATTTTGAGCAAAGGCTGAATGATCCTGATGTGTTGAAGGACCTGGCTTACGATTCCTACTAA
- a CDS encoding TMEM165/GDT1 family protein, with translation MFDIKILFSTFIMVFLAELGDKTQLATMGFAAESKSMVSVFIGSALALCLSSALAVLVGAWIAKHVSPNTVRMAAGGLFVFLGLWMLVFSGK, from the coding sequence ATGTTTGATATAAAAATTTTGTTTTCAACTTTTATTATGGTGTTCCTGGCGGAGCTTGGGGATAAAACCCAACTGGCCACCATGGGTTTTGCCGCAGAATCAAAATCCATGGTTTCCGTATTTATCGGCTCCGCTTTGGCGCTTTGTTTATCCAGCGCCCTGGCCGTTTTGGTTGGGGCCTGGATCGCCAAGCATGTGTCCCCGAACACCGTCCGAATGGCGGCCGGAGGGTTATTTGTATTCCTGGGCTTATGGATGCTTGTTTTTTCGGGCAAGTGA
- a CDS encoding NAD-dependent epimerase/dehydratase family protein translates to MRILITGGAGFIGSHLAEAYLKQGDEVYVIDDLSTGSLDNLAHLQANEEYAKRLFVHVDTILNHDILLQMIGTCDVVFHMAAAVGVQYILDNPLRSIRINIRGTEMVLDLCAKFKKKVLIASSSEVYGKHLHAPLVETDNIIYGPSSKFRWSYAASKLMDEFTALAHHRENGLEAIVVRFFNTVGPRQTGTYGMVIPRLVSQALTGKDLTVYGDGEQSRTFTYVEDVVKAVMLLVKHPEAAGEVFNIGGVEEISIKDLAYKIVEKCGSSSQIKLIPYEEAFPADFEDMQRRLPSIEKLKNLTGYAPTTDLNAILDKVIEFFRNKK, encoded by the coding sequence ATGAGGATACTTATTACCGGCGGCGCCGGGTTCATTGGTTCGCACCTTGCCGAGGCCTATTTAAAGCAAGGGGATGAAGTGTATGTCATTGACGATTTGTCCACCGGATCTTTGGACAATCTGGCTCATCTCCAGGCCAATGAAGAATACGCCAAGCGTTTATTCGTGCATGTGGACACCATCCTGAACCATGATATCCTCCTGCAAATGATAGGGACTTGCGACGTGGTCTTTCACATGGCCGCAGCGGTCGGCGTCCAATATATTCTGGATAATCCGCTTCGTTCCATTCGGATTAACATCCGGGGCACTGAAATGGTCCTGGATCTGTGCGCCAAGTTCAAGAAAAAAGTGCTTATCGCCTCTTCTTCCGAAGTATACGGCAAGCATTTGCACGCTCCTTTGGTGGAGACCGACAACATCATTTACGGTCCGTCCTCCAAATTCCGCTGGAGCTACGCCGCCTCCAAGCTCATGGATGAATTCACCGCCCTGGCCCATCACCGCGAAAACGGGTTGGAAGCCATTGTGGTCCGCTTTTTCAATACCGTAGGCCCGCGTCAGACCGGAACTTACGGCATGGTCATCCCGCGCCTTGTAAGCCAGGCTTTGACGGGCAAGGATCTGACTGTTTACGGCGACGGCGAACAGTCCCGCACCTTCACCTATGTGGAAGACGTGGTTAAGGCGGTCATGCTTTTGGTAAAGCATCCGGAAGCCGCAGGCGAGGTGTTCAACATCGGCGGCGTTGAAGAAATCAGCATAAAAGACCTGGCTTATAAGATTGTGGAAAAATGCGGGTCTTCCTCTCAGATAAAGCTCATTCCTTACGAAGAGGCCTTTCCCGCTGACTTTGAAGACATGCAGCGCAGGCTTCCCAGCATCGAAAAATTGAAGAACCTGACCGGATACGCGCCCACGACCGATCTGAACGCGATTTTGGACAAAGTGATCGAATTTTTCAGGAATAAAAAATAG
- a CDS encoding DsrE family protein, translated as MNDAHSKDALVVVWSSKDPEVAMNMVFMYCRNSKIHGWWESVKLVVWGPSAKLLSEDENLQAELSDMKKEGVEILACKACADRYGVSEALKELGCKVIYMGQPLTDYLKQGLHVLAF; from the coding sequence ATGAATGACGCCCATTCAAAAGACGCATTGGTTGTGGTCTGGAGCTCTAAAGACCCTGAGGTCGCCATGAACATGGTCTTTATGTATTGCAGGAATTCCAAAATCCACGGATGGTGGGAGTCCGTGAAGCTGGTGGTCTGGGGGCCTTCCGCCAAGCTGCTTTCGGAGGATGAAAATCTGCAGGCGGAGCTTTCTGACATGAAAAAAGAAGGCGTGGAAATCCTGGCCTGCAAGGCTTGTGCGGACCGGTACGGGGTTTCGGAAGCTCTGAAGGAGCTGGGCTGCAAGGTCATATATATGGGACAGCCTTTGACCGATTACCTCAAGCAAGGGCTTCATGTCCTGGCCTTTTAA
- a CDS encoding Rossmann-like domain-containing protein: MSELAKDILHAVRDQASIFSSIPEVRMVAMSLGYTFVELENDRMGICFTPRASSPSCTHYSRAGSLSKMGLLELAGLMISDNPLEKSVGIAAANVLSQIIMDREPDKFQFSDQDLMDIAPVGPLKAGMVGYIAPFVPMLLKRYRSLTIVDDNPEFNPGKQANGCLISRNITDLSNVDVLIITGSAAVVGDFDKILNAANSTRFIGIVGPSAGWLPGPAFDKGVHAVGGTKILNIDGARSAILEGGGFPHIKKFGLKYTLVNK; encoded by the coding sequence ATGAGTGAACTTGCCAAGGATATCCTACACGCCGTCAGGGATCAAGCCTCCATTTTTTCTTCAATTCCCGAGGTTCGCATGGTCGCCATGTCCTTGGGATACACCTTTGTGGAGTTGGAAAACGACCGCATGGGCATATGCTTTACTCCGCGCGCATCCAGCCCCTCCTGCACGCACTACAGCCGGGCGGGAAGCCTTTCGAAAATGGGCTTGCTGGAATTGGCGGGTTTAATGATTTCGGACAACCCCCTGGAAAAAAGCGTGGGCATAGCCGCCGCTAACGTGCTTTCCCAGATAATCATGGATCGGGAGCCTGATAAATTTCAATTTTCTGATCAGGATCTTATGGACATAGCCCCCGTGGGGCCTCTCAAGGCGGGCATGGTGGGATATATTGCTCCGTTCGTCCCCATGCTGCTGAAACGCTATAGGTCTTTGACCATCGTGGACGATAATCCGGAATTCAATCCCGGAAAACAGGCGAACGGATGCCTGATCAGCCGGAATATCACCGATTTGTCCAATGTGGATGTATTGATTATAACAGGATCGGCTGCTGTTGTGGGGGATTTTGACAAAATCCTTAATGCCGCCAACTCAACGCGTTTTATAGGGATAGTAGGCCCTTCGGCGGGATGGCTGCCCGGCCCGGCTTTTGATAAAGGGGTTCACGCTGTGGGCGGAACAAAAATATTGAACATTGATGGCGCCCGCAGCGCCATTCTTGAGGGGGGCGGATTTCCCCATATCAAAAAATTCGGCCTGAAATACACCTTGGTCAATAAATAA